Below is a genomic region from Laspinema palackyanum D2c.
TTGAAGGACAAGATTTTGCAGGTGGTGCAGGAACAAGGGCGATCGCTGTTGGCGATTAATGCTTTAGTGCAGGCGAAAGAAGCGCAGGAAGAGTTAGCGAAAGCGAGTATCAAATCGCGAGAAGAACAGGCAGAGACGTTAATTTGGCGATTTGCTCAGTATAAGGCAGCAGCGGTGGCATTGAATCCGTTGGCGTTGTTTGATGTCTTGGGAGGTGCGATCGCCGACTTGCTGTTAATTCGGGCATTGGCGCGGTTGTATGGATTACCCATGACAGGATATGAGGCGGGTAAGTTATGGCAGCAAATTCTATTTAGTAGTGGCGGGGTACTACTGAGTGAGTTGGCGAATGGATTGTTTATGGGATTTGGCAAGAGTGCAGCGGCAATTATCGGTGCATCAGGAGATGTAGGGGGAATGACTGGGTACGTTGGCGCTGCGATCGCGCAAGCATCCGTAGCCGGATTTGGAACCTATAAAGTCGGACAAGCTGCACAAGTCTACTTAGAACAAGGCTGTACCTGGGGACCATTAGGTGCCAATACCGTCATTCAGGATATTTTATCCCAAGTCGAACCCAACACCGTATTATACCGCCTCCGAGAGGAATTGCAGCAACAATTAGAGGTGAACAATTGAATAAATCCCGCACCCTGGAAGGGTGGGGCTATACGAACAAAGCCCGCCTACGCGGGCTACTTTTAAAAACCTTTTTAAAAGCCAATTTTATATCATTTTCGCCCAATTCTAACTCCCCCCCTTAGCAAGGGGGGGCTGGGGGGGGTTCCCTCCAAATCCCGCAACAATCCTAATACAAAATCAGCCCTAAATCCAAAACAAACCCAGGCAAAACATCTTCCCCAGATAAAGATTGAGGAGACTCAATAATTTCCACATCTTGCCCAGGACGATAAATTTCTACCCGAAGATTTTGACGGTCAATTAACCAACCTAACCGCACCCCATTCTCCAAATATTCTAACATTTTATCTTGTAACGCTTTCAAAGAATCAGTGGCAGACCGTAACTCCACAACAAAATCAGGACATAGCGGCGCAAATTGCTGCTTTTGTGCCTGCGTCAACCCATCCCAGCGATCTTTTTGAATCCAAGAAGCATCCGGCGATCGATTTCCACCTTTAGGCATTTTGAACCCAGCAGAAGAGTCAAAAGCCACTCCTAAATCATTCGTATCTGTCCAATTGAATAACTGCTGAATCAGTCTACCATTCCGATTGCCCGTATCGCTGCCCGTCGGAGGCATAATGATTAATTCTCCCGTTGCCTTACGTTCAAAGCGTAAATTGCGGTTGTTTTGACAAAGTTGAAAAAACTGCTCATCGCTTAACTCCAGAGTTAATTCTAAAGGTATAAACGCTTCAAGGGTTGCCACTTCCATAGTTTGATACTAATCCTTTATTTAAGTTAGGGCCAGAAGACCGCACGAGTTGCTGTCAATACAAAATCGGACCTAAATCTAAAATAAACCCAGGCAAAACATCTTCCCCACTTAAAGATTGAGGAGACTCAATAATTTCCACATCTTGCCCAGGACGATAAATTTCTACCCGAATATTTTGACGGTCAATTAACCAACCTAAGCGCACCCCATTCTCAAGATATTCTACCATTTTATCTTGTAACTCTTTCAAAGAATCACTGGCAGACCGTAACTCCACCACAAAATCAGGACAAAGGGGCAAAAATTTCTCTCGTTCCTCGGGGGTTAAGGCATTCCACCGCGTGATATTCACCCAAGACGCATCCGGGGAACGATTTCCTCCTTTGGGTAATTTAAAACCACCATTTGAGTCAAACGCTTTCCCTAAATTATTCTGACGACTCCACCCTTGCAACTGGTAAGAGAGTTCGATGTTACGATTGCTGGTTTCTCCTCCCGTCGGTGACATAATGATTACTTCTCCCGTTGCCGTCCGTTCAAAGCGTAAATTGCGGTTGTTTTGACAGAGTTGAAAAAACTGCTCATCGGTTAAATCTAAGGTTAATCTCACCGGTGTAAACGGTTCAAGGGTTGCCACTTCCATAGTTTTATCCCAATTGTTTATATAGGGCAGTTGTGCCATTTCCTGTTGATATCTATGTTAACCCATTTGGCACAGACGGCAACGGGGGCGAGATTGAAAAAAGGCTCTTTTGCAAATGGGCTAAGTTCTGGTAAAATTAGCTCGGGGGATAGGGAAGTATGAAAGATGAATGTCCAAACACTCATGACCAATGACCAAGGACTGAACTCCGAGTCTAGCCCTAGGTTTATTTCTCCTGGGTTGCCGCCTCGCTTTATGGCGGAAAATCCTCCTGCCGATCGCCCGATTCGGTTGGGGATTATGGCATCGGGGAGTGGGAGTAATTTTGAGGCGATCGCTCAGAGAATTACTCCCTAAAAACTCCAGGCAAAAATCAAAGTTCTAATTTACAATAATCCCCAAAGCCCAAGTCTTAGAACGAGCGAATCGAGGGCAGGTTCCGGTGGTTTTCCATAACCATAGGGACTATCAATGTCGAGAAGATGTAGATACAAAAATGATTGAAACCTGGCGGGAGTATGATGTATAATTAGTGAGAAGGGCAGGTTGGATGCGGATTGTGACGCCGGTTTTGATTGATGCATTTCCCAGTCGCATTTTGAATCTGCACCGGAGTTTATTGCCCAGTTTTAAAGGCGGTCATGGGGTGGAAAAGGGAATAAGGGAATGGGAGAGGGTGGCGATCGCTGTTTCTCCCACCCTGGAACTGGGCCAATAAGTATCAGAAATTCGGCTAAAAGTCAAGCCTTCGCGCATTAAATATTCAGCCTAACTTGGGGCTACCTTGCTCCTCTATCTCTCCGGCCCGGATTATCCTAACATGATGAAAGCAGAAGCTGTTGTTAAATAATTCGGAATTCGTTATGGCAACTGGCAATATATCCGAGTCCACATCCGCCCCATATCCGGAAACCCTCAAGCCCAGAATTGACTTAGCAACCATGTTTCGCCTGGGTTTATTTCAAATGGGTCTGGGGATCATGTCCTTACTGACCCTAGGGGTGATTAACCGGGTGATGATTGAAGAACTCCGAGTCCCGGCGTTGATTGCTGCTGGGGCGATCGCCATGCACCAGTTTGTCAGTCCGACTCGCATCTGGTTTGGTCAAATGTCCGACTCAAAACCCTTACTGGGCAGCCATCGCACTGGCTATGTCTGGATGGGTGCCGCCCTATTTACGGCCATCTCCTTCATTGCGGTACAAATTGTGTGGCAACTCGGCAGCAGCTTGGAGGCCACCGGATGGAGTCAGACCACCTACCTCTGGGCGGGAGGGCTGGCCCTAGCCTTTGGAATCTACGGTCTGGCCCTGAGTGCCAGTTCGACCCCCTTTGCGGCCCTCCTGGTGGATGTCTCCGATGAAGATAACCGCTCTAAACTGGTGAGTATCGTTTGGTCGATGCTGATGGTGGGGATTATTGTTGGGGCGATCGTCAGTAGTGGTTTACTCAAGCAAATCACCCTAGATACCCCCATCGAACAGCTACAGGCATCGGTGAACCGTTTATTTATAATTGTCCCGGCGATCGTGCTCGTCCTCACCGGGATTGCCACTGTGGGAGTCGAGAAAAAATATTCCCGCTTTGGTTCCCGCTCAAATGGAGGAGACCGAGACGACCAAATTGGCTTGGGTGAGGCCCTGCGCGTCTTGACTGCCAGTCGCCAAACGGGGATATTCTTTACCTTTCTGCTGGTGATGAGCATCAGTCTGTTCATGCAGGATGCCGTCATGGAACCCTACGGTGGGGAAGTCTTCGGAATGGCGATCTCAGAAACGACCCAACTGAATGCCTTCTTCGGGATGGGGACCCTGATGGGGATTGCATCGACAGGTTTTTTAGTCGTTCCGCGCCTGGGTAAGCAAAACACCACCAAATTAGGCTGTATCTGTGCTGCCGTCTGTTTGGGACTGATTATGATGGCCGGATTTACAGAAAAACCAGAAATGTTAATGGGGTCCTTACTCCTCTACGGTTTAGCATCGGGTATTATTACCACGGGTGCCATTAGTTTGATGCTGGATCTAACTGCCGCAGAAACTGCCGGGACCTTTATCGGGGCCTGGGGATTAGCCCAGGCGATCGCCCGAGGACTGTCTACCCTTGCTGGGGGTGCGGTTTTGGATGTGGGGCGCTTGCTCTTTGGTGTACCCGTTTTGTCTTATGGTCTCGTGTTTGCCACCCAAGCTGCGGGGATGATTCTAGCGGTTGTCCTCCTGCGACGAGTCAATATTCACGAGTTCCGCGAGAATGCCAAAGATGCGATCGCGGCAGTGATGGCCGGTGAATTAGACTGAAGCACCCGGGAATTCAAGCGCCTATCCGCTCATTTCCCTTGATTCAATCGGCTATTAGCAACTGTACATTCGCAATTTATCACAAACCAATGACTGATTTTTGGGATCAAGTTTTACACTTTGCGGAGACGACCGCGAATAAGGTCGGTAAAGAGCTAATGGCTGATTTCGGCCAAGTGCAGGCAGTAGAAAAAGCCGATGGTAGCTTAGTCACGCAATCGGACAAATGGGCCGATCGCGAACTGTGCGATGCGATCGCCACTCGCTTCCCGGAACATGGGGTCCTCAGCGAAGAATCCAAACATCTCTTTCCCGATACCGAATGGTGTTGGATTATCGACCCCCTAGACGGCACCACCAACTTCGCCCGCCGTATCCCGATATGGGGGGTGTCTCTGGGACTACTCTATCGCGGTGTCCCCGTCTTCGGGTATGTCCATTTACCGCCCCTCCATCAATCTTTCCACGGGTTCTGGTCCGGCACAACGGGACTGAAATTACCCCAGGGGGCCTTCCTCGATCGCCGCCGGATTCACAGCAGTTCAGATCCACTGGATCCTAATCAATTTTTTAGCTTCTGTTCCCGCAGTATCGGCCACTATCAACCGGATTTCCCCTGCAAAATTCGGATGTTAGGCGTTGCCAGCTACAATTTCCTCACCGTTGCTGCCGGGATTACCCTTGGAGGAGTAGAAGCAACGCCCAAAATCTGGGATATTGCCGGAGTTTGGCCGATTATCCAAGCTGCCGGTGCCGTCTGGCATTCCCTATCCCCGGAACCCATTTTCCCCCTCACCCCCGGTACCCACTACGGCGATCGCTCCTTTCCCACTCTCGTCACGGCGCAACCCAATCTCATACCTGTCTTTGAACCCTTTGTCAAATCCTTGGGATAGGGGAGATGGGGAGGATGGGGGAGATGTTCGTAGTAACGCCTTCAGGCGTTATCCTCTTATGTTCAACGTTTCGACTTCAGTCGTTTCTTCCCCATCCCCCATCTCCCCTCATCCTCAGTGCTCCCAAAAATAGTCCGCAAGGGGTCGATCGCCCGTTGAGCGCAGTTCTTCGGGAATATCAAATA
It encodes:
- a CDS encoding inositol monophosphatase family protein is translated as MTDFWDQVLHFAETTANKVGKELMADFGQVQAVEKADGSLVTQSDKWADRELCDAIATRFPEHGVLSEESKHLFPDTEWCWIIDPLDGTTNFARRIPIWGVSLGLLYRGVPVFGYVHLPPLHQSFHGFWSGTTGLKLPQGAFLDRRRIHSSSDPLDPNQFFSFCSRSIGHYQPDFPCKIRMLGVASYNFLTVAAGITLGGVEATPKIWDIAGVWPIIQAAGAVWHSLSPEPIFPLTPGTHYGDRSFPTLVTAQPNLIPVFEPFVKSLG
- a CDS encoding formyltransferase family protein, with translation MRRAGWMRIVTPVLIDAFPSRILNLHRSLLPSFKGGHGVEKGIREWERVAIAVSPTLELGQ
- a CDS encoding Uma2 family endonuclease gives rise to the protein MEVATLEPFTPVRLTLDLTDEQFFQLCQNNRNLRFERTATGEVIIMSPTGGETSNRNIELSYQLQGWSRQNNLGKAFDSNGGFKLPKGGNRSPDASWVNITRWNALTPEEREKFLPLCPDFVVELRSASDSLKELQDKMVEYLENGVRLGWLIDRQNIRVEIYRPGQDVEIIESPQSLSGEDVLPGFILDLGPILY
- a CDS encoding Uma2 family endonuclease; translation: MEVATLEAFIPLELTLELSDEQFFQLCQNNRNLRFERKATGELIIMPPTGSDTGNRNGRLIQQLFNWTDTNDLGVAFDSSAGFKMPKGGNRSPDASWIQKDRWDGLTQAQKQQFAPLCPDFVVELRSATDSLKALQDKMLEYLENGVRLGWLIDRQNLRVEIYRPGQDVEIIESPQSLSGEDVLPGFVLDLGLILY
- a CDS encoding BCD family MFS transporter, translated to MATGNISESTSAPYPETLKPRIDLATMFRLGLFQMGLGIMSLLTLGVINRVMIEELRVPALIAAGAIAMHQFVSPTRIWFGQMSDSKPLLGSHRTGYVWMGAALFTAISFIAVQIVWQLGSSLEATGWSQTTYLWAGGLALAFGIYGLALSASSTPFAALLVDVSDEDNRSKLVSIVWSMLMVGIIVGAIVSSGLLKQITLDTPIEQLQASVNRLFIIVPAIVLVLTGIATVGVEKKYSRFGSRSNGGDRDDQIGLGEALRVLTASRQTGIFFTFLLVMSISLFMQDAVMEPYGGEVFGMAISETTQLNAFFGMGTLMGIASTGFLVVPRLGKQNTTKLGCICAAVCLGLIMMAGFTEKPEMLMGSLLLYGLASGIITTGAISLMLDLTAAETAGTFIGAWGLAQAIARGLSTLAGGAVLDVGRLLFGVPVLSYGLVFATQAAGMILAVVLLRRVNIHEFRENAKDAIAAVMAGELD